A part of Oryctolagus cuniculus chromosome 4, mOryCun1.1, whole genome shotgun sequence genomic DNA contains:
- the LOC100344692 gene encoding carbonyl reductase [NADPH] 1 isoform X1 codes for MRLWTQQVPLRGYSLAAQAERSAGVVSSHPAMSSCSRVALVTGANKGVGFAIARALCRLFSGDVVLTARDEARGRAAVQQLQAEGLSPRFHQLDITDLQSIRALRNFLRREYGGLDVLVNNAAIYMENPKVVDTTPFHIKAEVTMKTNFHGTRDVCTELLPLMRPRGRVVNVSSLMCLRALKSCSPELQHKFRSETITEEELVGLMKKFVGDAKKGVHQKEGWPDNGYGVAKMGITVLSRIQARHLSEQRGGDKILLNACCPGWVRTDMGGPDTTKSPEEGAETPRVLGPFASRCRGPSWTVCHGQKS; via the exons ATGCGGCTCTGGACGCAGCAGGTGCCTCTGCGAGGGTATAGTCTTGCAGCTCAGGCTGAGAGGTCTGCGGGTGTTGTGAGCTCCCACCCAGCCATGTCGTCCTGCAGCCGCGTGGCGCTGGTGACCGGCGCCAACAAGGGCGTCGGCTTCGCCATCGCGCGCGCCCTGTGCCGGCTCTTCTCCGGGGACGTGGTGCTCACAGCGCGGGACGAGGCGCGGGGCCGGGCAGCCGTGCAGCAGCTGCAGGCTGAGGGCCTGAGCCCGCGCTTCCACCAGCTGGACATCACGGACCTGCAGAGCATCCGCGCCCTGCGCAACTTCCTGCGCCGGGAGTACGGGGGCCTGGACGTGCTGGTCAACAATGCGGCCATCTACATGGAAA ACCCCAAAGTTGTGGATACCACGCCCTTTCATATTAAAGCGGAGGTGACTATGAAGACAAACTTCCATGGCACCCGAGATGTCTGCACagagctgctgcctctcatgaGGCCCAGAG GCAGAGTGGTGAATGTGTCCAGCCTGATGTGTCTCAGAGCCCTTAAATCCTGTAGCCCGGAGCTGCAGCACAAGTTTCGCAGTGAGACCATCACggaggaggagctggtggggcTCATGAAGAAGTTTGTGGGAGACGCGAAGAAGGGGGTGCACCAGAAGGAAGGCTGGCCTGACAATGGCTATGGAGTGGCCAAGATGGGCATCACTGTGCTGTCCAGAATCCAGGCCAGGCACCTGagtgagcagaggggaggggacaagATCCTCCTGAACgcctgctgcccagggtgggTGAGAACCGACATGGGGGGACCCGACACCACCAAGAGCCCAGAAGAAGGAGCAGAGACCCCCCGTGTACTTGGCCCTTTTGCCTCCAGATGCCGAGGGCCCTCATGGACAGTTTGTCATGGACAAAAAAGTTGA
- the LOC100344692 gene encoding carbonyl reductase [NADPH] 1 isoform X2: MRLWTQQVPLRGYSLAAQAERSAGVVSSHPAMSSCSRVALVTGANKGVGFAIARALCRLFSGDVVLTARDEARGRAAVQQLQAEGLSPRFHQLDITDLQSIRALRNFLRREYGGLDVLVNNAAIYMEIVDTTPFHIKAEVTMKTNFHGTRDVCTELLPLMRPRGRVVNVSSLMCLRALKSCSPELQHKFRSETITEEELVGLMKKFVGDAKKGVHQKEGWPDNGYGVAKMGITVLSRIQARHLSEQRGGDKILLNACCPGWVRTDMGGPDTTKSPEEGAETPRVLGPFASRCRGPSWTVCHGQKS, from the exons ATGCGGCTCTGGACGCAGCAGGTGCCTCTGCGAGGGTATAGTCTTGCAGCTCAGGCTGAGAGGTCTGCGGGTGTTGTGAGCTCCCACCCAGCCATGTCGTCCTGCAGCCGCGTGGCGCTGGTGACCGGCGCCAACAAGGGCGTCGGCTTCGCCATCGCGCGCGCCCTGTGCCGGCTCTTCTCCGGGGACGTGGTGCTCACAGCGCGGGACGAGGCGCGGGGCCGGGCAGCCGTGCAGCAGCTGCAGGCTGAGGGCCTGAGCCCGCGCTTCCACCAGCTGGACATCACGGACCTGCAGAGCATCCGCGCCCTGCGCAACTTCCTGCGCCGGGAGTACGGGGGCCTGGACGTGCTGGTCAACAATGCGGCCATCTACATGGAAA TTGTGGATACCACGCCCTTTCATATTAAAGCGGAGGTGACTATGAAGACAAACTTCCATGGCACCCGAGATGTCTGCACagagctgctgcctctcatgaGGCCCAGAG GCAGAGTGGTGAATGTGTCCAGCCTGATGTGTCTCAGAGCCCTTAAATCCTGTAGCCCGGAGCTGCAGCACAAGTTTCGCAGTGAGACCATCACggaggaggagctggtggggcTCATGAAGAAGTTTGTGGGAGACGCGAAGAAGGGGGTGCACCAGAAGGAAGGCTGGCCTGACAATGGCTATGGAGTGGCCAAGATGGGCATCACTGTGCTGTCCAGAATCCAGGCCAGGCACCTGagtgagcagaggggaggggacaagATCCTCCTGAACgcctgctgcccagggtgggTGAGAACCGACATGGGGGGACCCGACACCACCAAGAGCCCAGAAGAAGGAGCAGAGACCCCCCGTGTACTTGGCCCTTTTGCCTCCAGATGCCGAGGGCCCTCATGGACAGTTTGTCATGGACAAAAAAGTTGA